The following is a genomic window from Mauremys mutica isolate MM-2020 ecotype Southern chromosome 4, ASM2049712v1, whole genome shotgun sequence.
tcaggtgggaggagcaggtgtgGAAGGCGCGGCGCCGGCCCTCAGCCGAGCGGATGCGCAGCACGGCAGCTGTGATGAAGGCGTAGGAGAGGCAAATCAGGAGGAAGGGGATGGCCAGCACAGCCACGCCCACGCTGAACAGCACAGTCTGGTGGAGGCGCGTGTCGCCACAGGCCAGGCGCAGCACGGGCGGCACATCGCACAGGAAGTGGTTGATCTGACGACTGCAGAAGGGCAGGGCAAAGACCAGGGCCGTCAGCTCCAGTGAGAGCAGCCCCCCGAGGAACAACGCGGCGACCACCAGCCGCCGGCAGAGCTGTCGTGTCATGATGAGGGCGTAGCGCAGCGGGTGCCGGATGGCCACGTACCGGTCGTAGGCCATGACTGCCAGCAGGAAGCAGTCAGCACTGCCGAGGGCCACAAAGAAGAACATCTGGGCCCCGCAGCTGGCCACAGGGATGGTGGTGTGGGCATCCCAGACACTGACCAGCATCTGGGGCACTACCACAGTGGTGTAGCACAGCTCCAGCCCTGAGAGGCTGCCCAGAAAGAAGTACATAGGGGAGTGTAGGGTGTGGTCGGTGCAGACCACCCAGAGGATGGAGGCGTTGCTGATGATGATGGTCAGGTAGAGCAGGAGGAAAAGCACCAAGAGGAGCTGCTGTGTCGTAGGCACGGACGAAAAGGGGCGGAAGACGAATTCGGTGGTGAAGGACTGGTTGCCGTGGCCCAGATGCATCTCACCTGCTGGGGAACCACAGAACCAGGAGTTACACAAGGAGACGTGTCTCTCACTGCGACTATCGGCTCTGACTGTGCACCACACTCAGACTCCTAGTGCCCAGACTGGGGCGGGGAGTGTTTGCAGGGCCGAGCTCCATGGCATTcggtggggaggggggcccaCAGCTGCCGCACACAGATTGGGGCAGGTTGGCAGTTGGCACAGAACCCCTGATCCCTGTGGGAAGAGACAGGGTCACAGATGCCTGGGCTCAGCCAGCTCTCTGCCCGGATCCCTCCCCTCCAGGCCTGCTGCGGAGAGAGGCCAGGACACAACCAACCATCCCCTTGGCTGGGAGTCATGGGAACAGGCGTGGCACACACATGAATATACACATATAGGTGTATACACACACGTGGAGACACAGACATGCACACACGGAGGCCCACGTACATgcacatacacatatacacactctcatgcacgtgcacacacatacacaagaaTCCCGGCTGCCAGGAGGGACCATCCCTGGTAGGTTAGTTCCTCTCAGGGCACCCAGCCCACAGTGAGAGCCAGCCGTGCCTGGTACATGGCCTGACTCCCCGCCAGCCCCATGGGGGAGCCGTGTGGTTGGGGTTGTGCCCATTCCCATCACTGAGGACTCAGGTAAGCAGGGGCACGgtgtcccagcagccaggacaaAGTTACCTGCCTCCTCATTATTACCCCCATCTCTGGGCACCACAAGGCACATCTGCAGGCCAGACGCCCCAGTTCCCAATCTCACCGACAGACCCTGGGCTGGTATAAATCACCATGACAGTCAATGCAGCTCATTGACACCAGCGGAGGGTCCCAGTAACCCCACGGGGAGACATATCAGCCGTGCTAGGGCGAGAGCTGGGGACTGCACTGCACTGTAGGGAGCAGCCCTGAACGGGCTAGGGGGAAACCCAGTGGGGTTCCCCTACAAGAGCGGATGGTACATCCCACCTTGTAGGGaagaaggatggcccagtggttagaccaCTAGCCTGGTTCCACTACCCGTCCTGCCCGTGTCACTCAGGGTACGTCCGCCTTTGAGCCAAGAGGTGCGATTCCCACTTTGAGTAGCTACACCTGCTCGAGCTAGAGTCTAGAAATAGTTGGGTGTCTGTGGCTGCATGGGCTAGCGGCCCGAGTTATACACcgcgggggaggggttggattgtACCCGGAGAGTCTGACCAAGCCACTGGGCGCACGCTGCTATCTTTAGGCAATAGCATGAGAAGCGCTAGCACGGGTGTGACTCACCcctcccagctcaaatgtagGTGTGCCCACCATCTCTCTGGGCTTCACCGCCTCCTCTGCCCAGTGGGGGTAACTGTCCTACTGCATGAGGGAGCTGGGAGGCACCCAAGTTCGCGGGGGGTGGCTAAGTGCCCGGGATAGCTGGGCAAAGGGAACGGATGGAGATGCTGCAGGAGTGACCGGCCTGAGGTAGTGAGCCATGGCATAGGTACAATAAACCACAGCGATAAATCAGTTCTCAAGGAAACCTCTATCCCTGGCTGCCTCTTCTCCAGTGTGGGCAGCTGACTGTGGCACGGGGTCAGTGAGTCTCCAGCCTCGTGCTTCAGCACCCAAGCCGAGCAGGGAGGAGTCCTGCATCAGCCGCTGTTGGATACCGGGCCAGACAGGCTGGCAGTTGCTGTGGTCCCCCTCCCATCACCATGTGGGTAGGTGCAGCTCTTTGATATCAACAGAGGATCCCAGAAAGCTAACAGGGGAGACATTAGTCACACCAGGGTGAGAGCTGGGGAACGCACCGTAGAAAGCAACCCCATACTGGCTATGCGGGACTCATTGGGGTTCACTCACAGGAACCCATAGTATGTTCACCATTGCAGGGAAGGaggatgggccagtggttagGTACTCCTTCCCCCCAGATGGGTTGTCATCCTGGGGATCAAACCCAGGATCCAAAGACCTGAGCCCAAGGACCCATCTCTGCTCCCCAAGGCTCCATCAGACTCAGAAATCTCTCAGTGGTGCAGCTGCTAGCAGAGGACAAAGTGCTACATGGAGTAAGCCAGGGTTACAGAAACATCCAGGCTGCAGCTACCGACTGAGTCAAGTTATCAGACCCTAGAGATCATTGCTCTGCTCCAGCTAGAAAATTTCTGAGCTTACCGATGCTGGTCATGGGCTAAGTGCCCAAATATTCTGACCTGGCGCTGGATGGAGCGGCAGTGAGGAGAGAGCCCCCATCCATCCCAATCACAGCCAGCAAAGCCCAGGGAcaagaaatgggggtggggtggggtgggggggatctccACTAAGTCATTGCCCCCCTGCCCCGAACTAGGACACTGCCAT
Proteins encoded in this region:
- the LOC123370234 gene encoding olfactory receptor 10Q1-like, yielding MCLVVPRDGGNNEEAAGEMHLGHGNQSFTTEFVFRPFSSVPTTQQLLLVLFLLLYLTIIISNASILWVVCTDHTLHSPMYFFLGSLSGLELCYTTVVVPQMLVSVWDAHTTIPVASCGAQMFFFVALGSADCFLLAVMAYDRYVAIRHPLRYALIMTRQLCRRLVVAALFLGGLLSLELTALVFALPFCSRQINHFLCDVPPVLRLACGDTRLHQTVLFSVGVAVLAIPFLLICLSYAFITAAVLRIRSAEGRRRAFHTCSSHLTVVLLQYGCCGLVYLRPKADSAEDEDRQIALIYTFVTPLLNPLIYSLRNKDVKQALSRAVRRALASQPQ